A region of Sphingomonas crusticola DNA encodes the following proteins:
- a CDS encoding LysR substrate-binding domain-containing protein produces the protein MLQIPPLAAVRVFEAAARHGNFSRAADELAMTQAAVSYQMKLLEERLGAPLFVRKGRGMMLTELGRRIAPQVSEAFATLGKAFATARSESDAVLSITAPRTFATNWLAGRLGAFQIMRPELAVRLDVSDEMVDLAASEFDVAVRTMGRPPPGLISHFLMRMPVTPMVHPSFLAAHKLETPADLLSVPRLSPDDDWWDLWFDSLSAQGDHRQPGIRFESQVLDGHAAIAGHGVAILSPPMFQAQIDAGLLVRPFAHFAAYRNGYWLAYPEHKRNLPKVRSFRDWLIDAVKRAAGDDPYGILEPLGD, from the coding sequence ATGTTGCAGATTCCGCCGCTGGCAGCTGTTCGCGTGTTCGAGGCAGCCGCGCGCCACGGCAATTTCAGCCGTGCCGCGGATGAGCTGGCGATGACGCAGGCGGCAGTAAGCTATCAGATGAAATTGCTGGAAGAGCGGCTCGGCGCGCCCTTATTCGTCCGCAAGGGGCGCGGCATGATGCTGACCGAACTGGGCCGCCGGATCGCGCCCCAGGTGAGCGAAGCCTTCGCGACGCTCGGCAAAGCCTTTGCCACGGCGCGTTCCGAAAGCGATGCGGTGCTTAGCATCACCGCGCCGCGCACCTTTGCCACCAACTGGCTGGCGGGGCGGTTGGGCGCTTTCCAGATCATGCGGCCTGAGCTTGCGGTGCGGCTCGACGTTTCCGACGAGATGGTCGACCTTGCGGCAAGCGAGTTCGATGTCGCGGTCCGAACGATGGGGCGCCCGCCGCCGGGGCTGATCTCGCATTTCCTGATGCGCATGCCGGTGACGCCGATGGTGCATCCTTCGTTTCTGGCGGCGCACAAATTGGAGACGCCGGCGGACCTGCTGTCGGTGCCGCGACTGTCGCCGGACGACGATTGGTGGGATCTATGGTTCGACTCGCTGAGCGCGCAGGGCGACCACCGCCAGCCGGGCATACGTTTCGAATCGCAGGTGCTGGACGGACATGCCGCGATCGCAGGTCACGGCGTCGCGATATTGAGCCCGCCCATGTTCCAGGCGCAGATCGACGCGGGCCTGTTGGTTCGGCCGTTCGCGCATTTCGCGGCCTATCGCAACGGCTATTGGCTGGCCTATCCCGAGCACAAACGCAACCTGCCCAAGGTGCGCAGTTTTCGCGACTGGCTGATCGACGCGGTCAAGCGTGCGGCCGGGGACGACCCCTATGGCATATTGGAGCCGTTGGGGGACTGA
- a CDS encoding UrcA family protein, with product MLKIIPAILLAVGLPGIATAQDVPAAVHVSYHDLDLRSAAGIKALDHRLNRAVSKVCGDDLSADVWNKIAARNCHRAKLAEARELRDAVLANVARKGEAVASSR from the coding sequence ATGCTGAAGATCATCCCCGCAATCCTCCTGGCGGTCGGTCTGCCAGGCATCGCAACGGCCCAGGATGTGCCTGCCGCCGTCCATGTTTCCTATCACGATCTGGATCTGCGCAGCGCCGCCGGCATCAAGGCGCTCGATCATCGCCTCAACAGGGCGGTGAGCAAGGTGTGCGGCGACGATCTGAGCGCCGATGTCTGGAACAAGATTGCGGCCCGAAACTGCCACCGGGCTAAGCTCGCCGAGGCGCGCGAGCTGCGAGATGCGGTGCTCGCGAACGTCGCCCGCAAGGGCGAGGCCGTCGCGTCATCGCGCTGA
- a CDS encoding isocitrate lyase/PEP mutase family protein: protein MPTIAEKRAAFRALHENGFFVIPNAWDAGSVVRLSGLGFRAIASTSAGAAWAAGKNDGELGLEAVLAHLRLLVEATDLPVNADFENGFADAPDEVAANVTRALATGVSGISIEDWSGSGMYDLGLAVDRIAAARAAIDAVDPAVMLIGRNENFRVPGMTPAASIARAVAYAEAGADCLFVPFILDPGAVAELVAAVAPKPVNVVVHDFDEGIAEFARLGVRRCSVGGALAGTVWKAFDAAAQTLKRCEPV, encoded by the coding sequence ATGCCGACCATCGCCGAAAAGCGTGCGGCCTTCCGCGCGCTCCACGAAAACGGCTTCTTCGTCATTCCCAATGCATGGGACGCGGGCAGCGTCGTGCGGCTGAGCGGCCTCGGCTTCCGTGCGATCGCATCGACCAGTGCCGGGGCAGCCTGGGCGGCGGGCAAGAATGACGGGGAGCTCGGCCTTGAGGCGGTGCTCGCCCACCTTCGACTGCTGGTGGAGGCGACCGATCTGCCGGTCAACGCCGACTTCGAGAACGGCTTCGCGGATGCGCCGGACGAGGTTGCTGCCAATGTCACACGAGCGCTCGCGACCGGCGTCTCCGGGATTTCGATCGAGGATTGGTCGGGCAGTGGGATGTACGATCTCGGTCTGGCGGTCGATCGTATCGCGGCCGCCCGTGCCGCGATCGATGCGGTCGATCCGGCGGTCATGCTGATCGGCCGCAACGAAAATTTCCGCGTGCCCGGCATGACTCCCGCCGCCAGCATTGCGCGCGCGGTCGCTTATGCGGAGGCAGGCGCCGATTGCCTGTTCGTGCCGTTCATTCTTGATCCCGGCGCCGTGGCCGAGTTGGTGGCGGCGGTCGCGCCAAAGCCCGTCAATGTGGTCGTTCACGATTTCGACGAGGGTATCGCCGAGTTTGCGCGCCTAGGCGTTCGGCGCTGCAGTGTCGGCGGCGCCTTGGCGGGTACGGTGTGGAAGGCGTTCGATGCCGCCGCGCAGACGCTCAAGCGCTGCGAACCGGTTTGA
- a CDS encoding DUF4142 domain-containing protein, with protein sequence MKKLMLATSIIGLAMAAVPAGAQMAGGAGTLSASDVGAAPMTGTPSANYVAWAADGDLYEIQSSQLALSKSKSDGVKQFAREMIADHRTTTKTLMAALPQTSPKVPKPPMKPSDATAAKLAALRDASGGSFDSLYMQQQTQAHQQAWALHKGYATDGSDPALRQVASSAVPIIEKHFQHLKSMPAGM encoded by the coding sequence ATGAAAAAGTTGATGCTTGCCACGAGTATCATCGGCCTTGCCATGGCGGCCGTGCCGGCGGGAGCGCAAATGGCCGGCGGTGCCGGCACGCTGAGCGCAAGCGACGTCGGCGCGGCGCCGATGACGGGGACGCCTTCGGCCAATTATGTCGCATGGGCTGCCGATGGCGATCTGTACGAAATCCAGTCGAGTCAGCTCGCGCTGAGCAAGAGCAAGAGCGACGGGGTCAAGCAGTTCGCGCGCGAGATGATCGCCGATCACCGCACGACCACGAAGACGCTAATGGCAGCGCTGCCGCAGACCAGTCCCAAGGTGCCGAAGCCGCCGATGAAGCCGTCGGATGCGACCGCGGCGAAGCTTGCCGCGCTGCGCGACGCGTCGGGCGGCAGCTTCGACAGCCTGTACATGCAGCAGCAGACGCAGGCCCACCAGCAGGCCTGGGCGCTGCACAAGGGTTATGCAACCGACGGCAGCGATCCGGCGCTGCGTCAGGTGGCAAGTTCGGCGGTGCCGATCATCGAGAAGCATTTCCAGCATCTCAAGAGCATGCCTGCCGGCATGTAA
- a CDS encoding DUF6582 domain-containing protein, which translates to MAKLTADDRNDLDKGNFAFPKERKEPLENAAHVRNAIARFNQVKGVSDDERDAAWKRIKAAAKKHNVEVSEKSWREIGKD; encoded by the coding sequence ATGGCAAAACTCACCGCGGACGATCGCAACGATCTCGACAAGGGAAATTTCGCTTTTCCGAAAGAGCGCAAGGAGCCGCTTGAAAACGCCGCGCATGTCCGCAACGCGATTGCGCGCTTCAACCAGGTAAAGGGCGTCAGCGACGACGAACGGGACGCAGCGTGGAAACGGATCAAGGCCGCCGCCAAGAAGCACAATGTCGAGGTCAGCGAGAAAAGCTGGCGCGAGATCGGCAAGGACTGA
- a CDS encoding epoxide hydrolase family protein, translating to MTAFCPTIGRRQLLASTLVGTIGAILPIAAAPTALPTVDFSAQAQAQAPQRTRADAGVPASLAVAGAALAPGSVGDPSIRPFHYQASDEDLADLKRRIAATRWPERETVGDTSQGVNLATMKKLADYWQHHHDWRRAEAQLNSYPNFVTNIDGLDIHFIQVKSKHPHALPLIITHGWPGSIIEQLKVIGPLTDPTAHGGTPADAFDVVIPSLPGYGFSGKPTATGWDPQRVARAWSTLMTRLGYSRYVAQGGDWGNAVTEQMALQKPAGLVGIHTNMAATVPDDIAKLLPAGPEPAGLSTDEKYAWDQLVDFYAHGLGYAQEMAGRPQSLYALADSPVGLAAWILDHDIRSYKLIARVFDGASEGLTRDDIVDNITLYWLTNTAVSSARLYWESKLAFFAPKGVALPTGVSAFAEEIYAAPESWARKAYPNLVYYKRHPKGTHFAAWEQPQLFTDDLRATFRPLRNG from the coding sequence ATGACCGCATTTTGCCCGACGATCGGGAGGCGTCAGCTCTTGGCTTCGACCTTGGTGGGGACGATCGGCGCGATCTTGCCCATCGCCGCTGCGCCCACCGCACTCCCCACTGTCGATTTTTCCGCGCAGGCACAGGCACAGGCACCGCAACGCACCCGCGCCGATGCGGGGGTCCCAGCCAGCCTTGCCGTTGCCGGCGCGGCGCTCGCCCCGGGGTCGGTTGGCGATCCCTCGATCCGGCCGTTCCATTACCAGGCGTCGGACGAGGATCTCGCTGACCTCAAACGTCGCATCGCCGCCACGCGATGGCCGGAGCGCGAGACGGTCGGTGACACCTCGCAGGGCGTCAACCTCGCCACCATGAAGAAGCTCGCCGATTATTGGCAGCATCATCACGATTGGCGCCGCGCGGAAGCACAGCTCAATTCCTATCCAAACTTCGTCACCAACATTGACGGGCTCGACATTCACTTCATCCAGGTGAAGTCGAAGCACCCCCACGCGCTGCCGCTGATCATCACCCATGGCTGGCCGGGCTCAATCATCGAGCAGCTCAAGGTGATCGGTCCGCTTACCGATCCGACCGCGCATGGCGGCACCCCCGCGGATGCGTTCGACGTCGTCATTCCGTCGCTGCCCGGTTACGGCTTTTCGGGCAAACCGACCGCGACCGGCTGGGATCCGCAGCGCGTCGCGCGCGCCTGGAGCACGCTGATGACGCGGCTCGGCTATAGCCGTTACGTTGCCCAGGGCGGGGACTGGGGCAATGCCGTGACCGAGCAGATGGCGCTGCAGAAGCCGGCCGGGCTGGTCGGCATTCACACCAACATGGCCGCGACCGTGCCCGACGACATCGCGAAGCTGCTTCCCGCCGGGCCCGAGCCGGCCGGGCTGTCGACCGACGAGAAATATGCGTGGGACCAGCTCGTCGACTTTTATGCGCACGGCCTCGGTTATGCCCAGGAAATGGCGGGACGGCCGCAGAGCCTCTACGCGCTTGCGGACTCGCCGGTCGGCCTGGCCGCCTGGATCCTCGATCACGATATTCGCAGTTACAAGCTGATCGCTCGCGTCTTCGACGGCGCCAGCGAGGGCCTGACGCGCGACGACATAGTCGACAATATCACGCTTTACTGGCTGACCAATACCGCCGTCTCCTCGGCGCGGCTCTATTGGGAGAGCAAGCTCGCTTTCTTCGCGCCCAAAGGCGTCGCGCTGCCGACGGGGGTCAGCGCCTTCGCCGAGGAGATTTACGCCGCGCCCGAAAGCTGGGCGCGCAAGGCCTATCCCAACCTCGTCTACTACAAACGCCACCCCAAAGGCACGCACTTCGCCGCGTGGGAACAGCCGCAACTCTTCACCGACGACCTGCGCGCCACCTTCCGCCCGCTCCGCAACGGTTGA
- a CDS encoding alpha/beta fold hydrolase: MSKHVERNDQGLAGDRRSFFGAAAAALAAARWGFATPSAAAPPSSTPVTGPSRFAAFKRVDAGDLSIGYAEDGPADGMPVILLHGWPYDIHAFVEVAPLLVRAGYRVIVPHLRGHGTTRFLRPDAPRNAQQAVIAVDVIALMDALRIPKALLAGFDWGARTACIVAALWPERCAALVSVSGYLIGSQAANAKPLPPKAELSWWYQFYFATERGRAGYAANRHEFAKLIWQTASPKWAFDDATFDRSALSLDNPDHVAIVIHNYRWRLGLAAGEPRYDALEARLATAPTIAVPTITLEGDANGAPHPDPAAYAAKFTGRYAHRLITGGIGHNLPQEAPAAFAQAVLDAARL, from the coding sequence ATGAGCAAGCATGTCGAACGCAACGATCAAGGCCTCGCCGGCGATCGCCGCAGTTTTTTCGGCGCAGCGGCGGCAGCGCTCGCAGCCGCCCGGTGGGGCTTCGCGACGCCGTCCGCCGCCGCGCCTCCCTCGTCCACCCCGGTAACCGGCCCCTCCCGCTTTGCCGCCTTCAAACGGGTGGACGCGGGCGACCTCAGCATCGGTTATGCCGAGGATGGGCCGGCCGACGGGATGCCGGTCATCCTGCTCCACGGCTGGCCCTACGATATCCACGCTTTCGTGGAGGTCGCGCCGCTGCTGGTCAGGGCCGGCTATCGCGTGATCGTGCCGCATCTGCGCGGCCACGGCACCACGCGCTTCCTCCGCCCCGATGCGCCCCGCAACGCGCAGCAGGCGGTGATCGCGGTCGATGTCATCGCTTTGATGGACGCGTTGCGAATTCCGAAGGCGCTGCTTGCTGGCTTCGATTGGGGCGCGCGCACCGCCTGTATCGTCGCCGCTTTATGGCCGGAGCGCTGCGCGGCCCTGGTCTCGGTCAGTGGCTATCTCATCGGCAGCCAGGCTGCGAACGCAAAGCCCCTCCCACCCAAGGCGGAACTGTCCTGGTGGTACCAATTCTATTTCGCGACCGAACGCGGGCGCGCCGGATATGCGGCCAACCGTCACGAATTCGCGAAGCTCATCTGGCAGACGGCCTCCCCAAAGTGGGCTTTCGACGACGCGACTTTCGATCGATCCGCCCTATCGCTCGACAATCCCGATCATGTCGCCATCGTCATCCACAATTACCGCTGGCGCCTCGGCCTTGCCGCCGGCGAGCCGCGTTACGACGCGCTCGAGGCCCGCCTCGCGACCGCTCCTACTATCGCGGTCCCGACCATCACGCTGGAAGGCGACGCGAACGGCGCGCCGCACCCCGATCCTGCCGCTTATGCCGCCAAATTCACCGGAAGATACGCCCACCGCCTGATCACCGGTGGCATCGGCCACAATCTCCCGCAGGAAGCACCCGCCGCCTTTGCGCAGGCGGTGCTTGATGCCGCGCGATTATAA
- a CDS encoding aldo/keto reductase family oxidoreductase codes for MTDISKAGTFRLGDGNVNRIGYGAMQLAGPGVFGPPKDRAGALAVLREAVAAGVDHIDTSDFYGPHVTNQIIREALHPYPQDLTIVTKIGAMRGADGSWNPAMAPEQLTHAVHDNLRNLGLDALDVVNLRIMGGADHGPAEGSIEAPLTVLAELQRQGLVRHIGLSNATATQVAEGRRIAEIVCVQNLYNLAHRDDDALVDTLAADGIAYVPFFPLGGFTPLQSDALNRVAGALGATPMQVALAWLLRRAPNILLIPGTSSVGHLRENLAVAELALPEETMAELDGIGAGRKAG; via the coding sequence ATGACCGACATCAGCAAGGCAGGGACGTTCCGGCTCGGCGACGGCAATGTGAACCGCATCGGCTATGGCGCGATGCAGCTTGCCGGACCGGGTGTGTTCGGGCCGCCCAAGGACCGCGCCGGCGCATTGGCCGTGCTGCGCGAGGCAGTAGCGGCGGGCGTCGACCATATCGATACGAGCGATTTTTACGGACCGCACGTCACCAACCAGATCATCCGCGAAGCGCTCCATCCCTATCCGCAGGATCTGACGATCGTCACCAAGATCGGCGCAATGCGCGGCGCGGACGGATCGTGGAATCCGGCGATGGCGCCGGAGCAGCTGACCCATGCGGTGCACGACAATCTGCGCAATCTGGGGCTGGACGCGCTGGATGTCGTCAACCTGCGCATCATGGGCGGGGCCGATCACGGCCCGGCCGAGGGATCGATCGAGGCGCCCCTGACCGTGCTCGCCGAACTGCAGCGCCAGGGGCTGGTGCGGCATATCGGGCTGAGCAACGCCACCGCCACTCAGGTTGCCGAGGGCCGCCGGATCGCCGAGATCGTCTGCGTCCAGAATCTCTATAACCTCGCCCATCGCGACGACGATGCGCTGGTCGACACGCTCGCCGCCGACGGCATCGCCTATGTGCCGTTCTTCCCGCTCGGCGGCTTCACCCCGCTGCAATCGGACGCGCTCAACCGGGTTGCAGGCGCGCTAGGCGCGACGCCGATGCAGGTGGCGCTGGCCTGGCTGCTGCGTCGGGCGCCGAATATCCTGCTGATCCCGGGGACATCGTCGGTCGGGCATCTCCGCGAGAATCTGGCGGTGGCGGAGCTGGCCTTGCCCGAGGAGACGATGGCGGAGCTGGACGGGATCGGCGCGGGCCGCAAAGCTGGCTAA
- a CDS encoding LysR family transcriptional regulator, whose amino-acid sequence MAPDLNDLTAFLAVARAGGFRDGARASGGSASSLSEAVRRLEASLGVRLLNRTTRSVAPTEAGARLLERLGPALSEVTAALDVVNGFRDRPAGTLRLNVPVGVARLVLPRLVPDFLAAFPDILLDVVAEDGFVDVLAAGCDAGIRYDERLEQDMIAVPIGPRIQRFATAAAPVYLDRRGRPDHPRDLLDHACLRGRFASGAMTEWEFERDGETVRVEPTGPLIVRVGAATGLAVDAAIAGVGILTLFEDWLRPHLDSGALEPVLEPWWPSFSGPFLYYPGRRHTPAPLRAFIDFIAARRW is encoded by the coding sequence ATGGCGCCCGACCTCAACGATCTCACCGCTTTCCTCGCCGTCGCCCGCGCCGGCGGCTTTCGCGACGGCGCGCGCGCCAGCGGCGGCAGCGCCTCCAGCCTCAGCGAGGCGGTGCGCCGGCTCGAGGCCAGCCTCGGCGTCCGCCTGCTCAACCGCACCACCCGCAGTGTCGCGCCGACCGAGGCGGGCGCCCGCCTGCTCGAACGGCTCGGCCCCGCGCTCAGCGAGGTCACTGCCGCACTGGACGTGGTCAACGGCTTTCGCGATCGCCCCGCCGGCACTTTGCGCCTCAACGTGCCGGTCGGGGTAGCACGGCTCGTTTTGCCCCGGCTGGTGCCGGATTTCCTCGCCGCTTTTCCCGATATCCTGCTCGATGTGGTGGCCGAGGACGGTTTCGTCGATGTGCTCGCCGCCGGCTGCGATGCCGGCATCCGCTATGACGAGCGGCTGGAGCAGGACATGATCGCCGTGCCGATCGGCCCGCGCATTCAGCGTTTCGCGACCGCCGCCGCGCCGGTTTATCTCGATCGTCGCGGCCGCCCCGATCATCCGCGCGATCTGCTCGACCATGCCTGCCTGCGCGGCCGCTTCGCCAGCGGCGCCATGACCGAATGGGAATTTGAGCGCGACGGCGAGACCGTGCGCGTCGAGCCGACCGGCCCGCTCATCGTCCGCGTCGGCGCCGCCACCGGTCTCGCGGTCGACGCCGCCATCGCCGGCGTGGGTATCCTCACCCTGTTCGAAGACTGGCTCCGCCCGCACCTCGACAGCGGCGCGCTCGAGCCCGTGCTCGAACCCTGGTGGCCGAGCTTCTCCGGCCCGTTTCTTTATTATCCCGGCCGCCGCCACACGCCCGCCCCGCTGCGCGCATTCATCGACTTCATCGCCGCGCGGCGGTGGTGA
- a CDS encoding DUF892 family protein → MSTPEDLKEIYTDELKDLWSANDQMKRVLKKIVSKASDATLKDMLTKSQAGIEKHTDMLKELIAGQGEKVSKEHCKGMEGLVTEATKHVIEEGPKKGPLRDVIIIAQYQRMSHYGIAGFGTAAAFAKALGLTADNKKLRDATKDIYGGDEYMTRLAETSVNLKAEATA, encoded by the coding sequence ATGTCGACGCCCGAGGATCTGAAGGAAATCTATACGGACGAGCTCAAGGATCTGTGGTCCGCCAACGATCAGATGAAGCGCGTGCTCAAGAAGATCGTATCTAAGGCGAGCGACGCCACGCTCAAGGACATGCTGACCAAGTCGCAGGCCGGGATCGAGAAGCATACGGACATGCTCAAGGAGCTGATCGCCGGCCAGGGCGAGAAGGTCTCCAAGGAACATTGCAAGGGCATGGAAGGCCTCGTCACCGAAGCGACCAAGCATGTGATCGAGGAGGGTCCCAAGAAAGGCCCGCTGCGCGACGTGATCATCATCGCGCAATATCAGCGGATGAGCCATTACGGCATCGCCGGCTTCGGCACCGCCGCCGCATTCGCCAAGGCGCTGGGCCTGACCGCGGACAACAAGAAGCTGCGCGACGCCACCAAGGATATTTATGGCGGCGACGAATATATGACGCGGCTCGCGGAGACGAGCGTGAACCTGAAGGCCGAAGCGACCGCCTGA
- a CDS encoding DUF1801 domain-containing protein encodes MTGKASAAKAAEGDAPVFAYIASLPQPQRDIAERIDALAAIALPGLQRAIKWGMAYYGTDGGWCFSSGAFVGHVKLMFIHGTELQPEPPVKPIGMGKSTRGVEPASLAGLDERQLIAWIEQAGRIPFLSANKRRG; translated from the coding sequence ATGACCGGCAAGGCGAGCGCTGCGAAAGCGGCGGAAGGCGACGCGCCGGTCTTCGCGTATATCGCCAGCCTGCCGCAGCCACAGCGGGACATTGCCGAGCGGATCGACGCCTTGGCCGCGATTGCGCTGCCCGGACTGCAACGCGCGATCAAGTGGGGCATGGCCTATTACGGGACCGATGGCGGCTGGTGCTTTTCGTCCGGCGCGTTCGTCGGGCATGTGAAGCTGATGTTCATCCACGGCACCGAGCTCCAGCCCGAGCCGCCGGTCAAACCGATCGGCATGGGCAAGTCCACCCGCGGCGTGGAGCCGGCATCGCTGGCCGGTCTCGACGAACGCCAGCTCATCGCATGGATCGAGCAGGCGGGGAGGATCCCGTTCCTGAGCGCGAACAAGCGGCGGGGTTGA
- a CDS encoding phosphoribosyltransferase, which yields MIDMHQDEIDGIEIATLGAFKPWGLHKDEGGDGASYPEHSGRILDVKSGQEAGLHYFIDFMAPRIRTPGVIAIVPSSDPTKTGPGIRKLAKRLAGLTPLYDATAALIRHTKIARLAPGVRRDIRVHLDSIAVKSPQLIVGERVFLLDDVLSSGNSMLACRRLLEDAGASDVICMALGRIAD from the coding sequence ATGATCGACATGCACCAGGACGAGATCGACGGGATCGAGATTGCGACGCTGGGTGCGTTCAAGCCGTGGGGCTTGCACAAGGACGAAGGCGGCGACGGCGCGAGCTATCCCGAACATAGCGGCCGCATCCTGGACGTGAAATCGGGGCAGGAGGCCGGCCTGCACTATTTCATCGACTTCATGGCGCCGCGTATCAGGACGCCCGGGGTGATCGCCATCGTGCCTTCGAGCGACCCCACCAAGACGGGGCCCGGCATCCGCAAGCTCGCCAAGCGGCTCGCGGGGCTGACGCCTCTGTACGACGCTACCGCGGCGCTCATCCGCCACACCAAGATAGCCAGGCTGGCGCCGGGCGTGCGCCGCGACATCCGGGTGCACCTGGATTCGATCGCGGTGAAATCACCGCAGCTGATCGTGGGCGAGCGGGTGTTTCTGCTGGACGACGTGCTATCGAGCGGAAATTCGATGCTCGCCTGCCGCCGGCTGCTCGAAGATGCCGGCGCCAGCGACGTGATCTGCATGGCGTTGGGCCGTATCGCCGATTAG
- the rsgA gene encoding ribosome small subunit-dependent GTPase A, translating to MPSTTDTLDDLGWKPYFSDQVSREEAAHAHPVRVMAVHRGKIAISGAGGQGFIAPNIAGARPGDDHPTVGDWLLIDGATGQAIRVLQRMNLFKRRAPGNARKEQMIAANVDTLFIVASCNQDFSVARLERYLVLAHEVGVNPVVVLTKIDLAEDAESYAAAARAIEPGLRVEAVNGRDPASVARLACWCGQGETVALLGSSGVGKSTLVNSLRGSDSIATQAIRARDATGRHTTTVREMHRLARGGWLLDTPGMRELQLTDAAAGISEVFDDFILAAESCRFSNCGHGNEPGCAVRAGMADGTLTAARFDRWRQLAAEENPTPLYPKARR from the coding sequence ATGCCATCGACCACGGACACTTTGGACGACCTCGGCTGGAAGCCTTATTTCAGCGATCAGGTTTCGCGCGAGGAGGCGGCGCACGCGCATCCCGTGCGGGTGATGGCGGTCCATCGCGGCAAGATCGCGATCAGCGGTGCGGGGGGCCAAGGGTTCATCGCGCCGAACATCGCCGGGGCCAGACCGGGGGACGATCATCCGACGGTCGGCGACTGGCTTTTGATCGACGGCGCCACCGGGCAGGCGATCCGCGTGCTGCAGCGGATGAACCTGTTCAAGCGGCGCGCGCCCGGCAATGCGCGCAAGGAACAGATGATCGCGGCCAATGTCGACACCTTGTTCATCGTCGCATCGTGCAACCAGGATTTCAGCGTGGCGCGGCTGGAGCGTTATCTGGTGCTGGCGCACGAAGTCGGGGTGAATCCGGTGGTGGTGCTGACCAAGATCGACCTGGCGGAGGATGCGGAGAGCTATGCGGCGGCGGCGCGCGCGATCGAGCCGGGGTTGCGGGTCGAAGCCGTCAACGGCCGCGATCCGGCGAGCGTCGCGCGGCTCGCATGCTGGTGCGGCCAGGGCGAGACGGTGGCTTTGCTCGGATCGTCGGGGGTCGGCAAGTCGACCCTGGTCAACAGCTTGCGGGGCTCCGACAGCATCGCCACCCAGGCGATCCGCGCCCGCGACGCGACGGGGCGCCATACGACGACGGTGCGCGAGATGCACCGGCTGGCGCGCGGCGGCTGGCTGCTCGACACGCCGGGCATGCGCGAGCTGCAGCTGACGGATGCGGCGGCGGGCATCTCCGAAGTGTTCGACGATTTCATCCTGGCGGCGGAGAGCTGCCGCTTCTCCAATTGCGGGCATGGCAACGAGCCGGGCTGCGCCGTGCGGGCGGGGATGGCCGACGGCACGCTGACGGCGGCCCGCTTCGATCGCTGGCGTCAGCTGGCGGCCGAGGAAAATCCCACCCCCCTTTATCCCAAGGCGCGGCGCTAG
- a CDS encoding OmpA family protein: MHFTSTRSGARALLVALSVSASLTASATAFAQQQDAPDTNVVVNGIRTPGPDIKGVITARNDQRLKVTTADGNATIIAVNDATQIRAGGGLFGIRSKLAQDSLLNGLPVTVKTWRAGDGPGGELVASRISFRNSDLKTATMIRNGTSQRFEEQTAATESLRGRLGDIDKYNIKGTTEVHFDTGKTQLSEQDKAQLCNTASTAQQTENALLLVVGYTDSTGGDDYNQELSEKRAGRVINYLQQACGWKPYRMLTPTGMAKADPAAPNDTPEGKAMNRRVAVNILVSKSVDGL; this comes from the coding sequence ATGCATTTCACGTCCACCCGCTCGGGCGCCCGCGCGCTGCTCGTCGCTTTGTCCGTGTCCGCGTCCCTGACCGCGTCCGCAACCGCCTTCGCGCAGCAGCAGGACGCGCCCGACACCAATGTCGTCGTCAACGGCATCAGGACGCCAGGGCCCGATATCAAGGGCGTCATCACCGCGCGCAACGATCAGCGGCTGAAGGTCACCACCGCCGACGGCAATGCCACGATCATCGCCGTCAACGACGCCACCCAGATCCGCGCTGGCGGCGGCCTGTTCGGCATCCGCAGCAAGCTCGCGCAGGATTCGCTGCTCAACGGCCTGCCCGTCACCGTCAAGACCTGGCGCGCGGGCGATGGCCCGGGCGGCGAGCTCGTCGCCAGCCGGATCAGCTTCCGCAACAGCGATCTCAAGACCGCCACCATGATCCGCAACGGCACCAGCCAGCGCTTCGAGGAGCAGACCGCGGCGACCGAATCCCTGCGCGGCCGCCTCGGCGATATCGACAAATATAATATCAAGGGCACCACCGAGGTGCATTTCGACACCGGCAAGACGCAATTGTCCGAGCAGGACAAGGCCCAGCTCTGCAACACCGCCAGCACCGCCCAGCAGACCGAAAACGCCCTGTTGCTGGTCGTCGGCTACACCGATTCCACCGGCGGCGACGATTACAATCAGGAGCTGAGCGAGAAGCGCGCCGGCCGCGTCATCAACTATCTCCAGCAGGCCTGCGGCTGGAAACCCTATCGCATGCTCACCCCCACCGGCATGGCCAAGGCCGATCCCGCCGCGCCCAACGACACGCCCGAAGGCAAGGCGATGAACCGCCGCGTCGCGGTCAACATCCTCGTCAGCAAGAGCGTCGACGGCCTGTAA